GTTGTCGGCTACAAACAAATCGGCAAGACGTTTGCCTTGTCGACGCTGTTTGCCGTCAGCGCGCTCGCCGTCTTTGTGACGTTGCTTCGTCGGCTGGAACCCGTAACCACCGACGTCATTTTGGCCACCGTGTTTGGCGGGATCATTTTGGGCATCGGGGTCGGATTGATCATCCGCTTCGGCGGATCCCTCGACGGGACGGAGATCGTTGCCATTCTCGTCAACCGGAAATTCGGGTTTTCCGTCGGCGAAATCATCATGTTCTTTAACGTGTTTATTTTGGGTAGCGCCGGCTTTGTCTTCACGTGGGAAAGCGCGATGTATTCGCTCATCGCCTACTTCATCGCCTTTAAAACGATCGATGTGGTGATCGAGGGGCTGGACGAGTCGAAGTCGGTGATCATCATTTCCGACGAAAGCCAGAAAATCTCCGAGACCATCTTGGCCCGCCTCGGCCGGGGCGTGACGCACATCTACGGCAAGGGCGGGTACACGCAGGAGGAGAAGGAACTGCTGTACTGCATCGTGACCCGCCTCGAGCTGGCCAAGCTGAAGAGCATCGTCCAGGAGATCGACCCCAACGCCCTCATCGCCGTGGAAAACGTCCACGACGTGATGGGCGGCCAGTTCAAAAAGCGCCCCATCCACTGATGCCTCCTGGGCAAGCGCGACAGCGGCCTCCCTTTTGGGAAGGCCGTTTTTCGATAGGGTATGATGCGAACACATGTTCTATCCCTAATCATAGCGCAGCCGATCGGAGAGGCAATGGGAAAAATGTTCCAGATGTCCCCGTTTGCGCTGGTTTTGGCGGGGCGCCGTCAGCGCGCGTCGTACCACTGCACGTCTTCGAGCAGCATAGACGGTTTCCTTCCCCAGAAATGGCGCATGAAAGATGTACAAGTACTCATCTTCCAGAATGTTAAGGCATGCAAGTCCTCACTCCTTCCCGCTGGACGGCTGACTTACATGTTTGGAAATGCCATTTAGGGGCAAATTGTGGGGGAGGTCCGCAGGTCTGAAAGCCACAAGAAGGACAGCGCGAGGGCCGCAGGAGGGGTAATAGATGGAATCATTCAATTGTTAAAAAAAGACTTGCAATTTTGCCGAGGCGCATGGTAGAATCGAAGCACGGAAAGCGCTTAACTTAACGGGGAGGCGGAAAGCAGGCCGGTCAAGGAGACAGACGCGCGACGTCGGCCGTTGTGTTACGGATAGCGTTTAACTCGGATGGGAT
The Calditerricola satsumensis genome window above contains:
- a CDS encoding YitT family protein, whose translation is MDVPTNKKKTFFGRHGGRLLAILIGALLVAVGLELFLIPNRVIDGGIVGVSIILDALTPIPLGVYLVLLNLPFLVVGYKQIGKTFALSTLFAVSALAVFVTLLRRLEPVTTDVILATVFGGIILGIGVGLIIRFGGSLDGTEIVAILVNRKFGFSVGEIIMFFNVFILGSAGFVFTWESAMYSLIAYFIAFKTIDVVIEGLDESKSVIIISDESQKISETILARLGRGVTHIYGKGGYTQEEKELLYCIVTRLELAKLKSIVQEIDPNALIAVENVHDVMGGQFKKRPIH